GCGTATCGGGCATCATGCTGCGGTGACCTCCAGTTCCCTCGCGGTGCCACGCGCCCGGCTCGACGACCTCGTCACCGGCGAGGTGCTGCAGTTCGAGCGCTTCACGCGCGAGATCCGCGCCGAGCGGCCCGAGGAGGTGCGCCCGGCGCTCGCCGAGATCGAGCAGGCCGTCGCCGCGGGCTCCTGGGCGGTGGTGATGCTCGCCTACGAGGCCGCCGCCGGGCTCGACCCGCAGGCGCAGACGCACCCCGGCGACGGGAGCGTGCCGCTGGTGTGGGCAGGGATCGCCGACGGCCCCGACCCGCACCCCGCCCCGCTCACCCCCGCCGGCGGCTACGCGCTCGAGCCCTGGCGCCCCGACTGGTCCCGCGCCGAGCACGCCGACCGCATCGCCGCCGTCCGCGGCGCGATCGCCAAGGGGGACACCTACCAGACGAACCTCACCACCCGCCTGCGCTCGCAGCTCACCGGCGATCCGTACGGGCTGTACGGGGACCTCGCCCGCCGCCAGCGCGGCGCCCACCACGCCTACCTCGACCTGGGCGACGCCGTGATCGTCAGCGCGAGCCCCGAGACCTTCCTGACCTGGGACGGCGAAGAGGTCACCACCGCCCCCATGAAGGGCACCGCCGTGCGCACCGGCGACCCCGCCCGCGACCGCGCCGCCCGGGAGGCGCTGGTGGGCGGGGAGAAGGACCGCGCCGAGAACGTCATGATCGTGGACCTGCTGCGCAACGACCTCGCCCGCATCAGCGAGCCAGGCAGCGTCCAGGTCACCGAGCTGCTCGGTGTGGAGGAGTACCCGACAGTGCTCCAGCTGGTCTCGCGCCTGCGCGCCCGCACCCGGCCCGGCACCGGGCTGGTGGACGTGCTCGCGGCGATGTTCCCGTGCGGGTCCATCACCGGCGCCCCGAAGCTGTCCACGATGGAGCTGATCACCCGCCTCGAGGACTCCCCGCGCGGCGTGTACTGCGGCGCGATCGGTGTGGTGGCCCCCGGTGACAGGCCCCGGGCGCGCTTCTCCGTCGCGATCCGCACCGTGGTGCAGGATCGGGCCGACGGCACCGCCGTCTACGGCGCCGGAGGCGGCATCACCTGGGGGTCCACGGCCGACGGCGAGTACGACGAGCTCCTCGCGAAGGCCGCCGTGCTGCCGGTGGGGGAGCGCGAGCCCTTCGCGCTGCTGGAGACGATCGCCGTGCATGAGGGGCACGCCCGGCACCTCGAGCACCACCTGCGCCGGCTGCGGGCCTCGGCCGCGCACTTCCGGATCGCGGTGGACGAGGAGTCGCTCACCGCGGCGCTGGCACGGCTCGCCTCCCTGGACGGTGCCCAGCTGGTGCGGCTGCGACTGCGCCGGGACGGCAGCTGCGCCGCGGAGCCGCGCCCGCTCACCGCCGCGCCGGAGCCGGTGCTCCTCGCCGTCGACGACCAGCTCACCGACATCCCCACCGAGCTCAGCGCGCACAAGACCACCGTGCGCGACCACTTCGTCGCGGCGCGCGCCCGCCACCCGCAGGCCGACGACGTGATCCTCCGCGGCGTCCACGGGCGGCTGGTGGAGACCACCATCGCGTCCCTGGCTCTGCGCCTGGACGGCACCTGGTGCACGCCGCCGCTGGCCGACGGCTGCCTGGACGGGGTGGGGCGACGCCTCGCGCGCGAGGACGGGACGCTCGTGGAGCGAGAGCTCACCGTGGCGGACCTGCACCGGGCCGAGGAGATCGCGCTGCTCAGCTCCGCCCGCGGGTGGCGACGGGCCGTGCTCGCGGCGGACTGGATCAGGCCGCGGTCCGACACCAGGTGTGGTCGGCCCCGAGAGGAATCGTCGTCACCGTCGAAGTGCTTGGGCGGGATCAATGCGACTGGCGCGAAGCGCGGGGACCGTTCCGGCGATCACTCCGATGAGCACCGCAGCCAGAGGTGCGGAGAGGAGGAGTCGTAGATCTATGACCGGGACCCAGCCCTGAGCAGCGCAGACTGCAAGAACCGTGATGGTAGCGAGGACGAGGCCCAGCAGCCCTCCAGCGAGCCCGACGACGCCGCTTTCGGCGATGAACTGGACTCCGATCTGCGAGCGGCGTGCACCGAGAGACCGACGCAACCCGATCTCGCCGATCCGAGAGGCGACACCTCCCATCGCCTGGGCGGCCACGACGATGGCGCCGACGAGGGCAGCCAATGCGCTTGCCCCGAGCCCGAGTCGGATGATCAGAGAGTCGACGTCGCCCCGCAATCCGGAGCCCGTACCGACGGCGGTGACCTGGAGCAGCTCGGGGTGGTAAGGATCCAGGACCATCGGAAGAGCGTCTGCGACGGCCGAGGCTGCGCCATCGTCGGCAGCAACGACGAGGGAACTCGGCGGCATTGCAGCGAGTGACCGGAGCGGGGCGTCCGTGGGGACGAGGACTCCCACGGTCAGCGCCTCCATTCGTGGACTGGACTCGATCACGCCGATGATCGTCACGGCGTCGCCATCGAGGAACAGGGAGCGACTGCCGAACTCCTCCGGACGCAGATCGATCTCGTCAGCAAGGCTTCGACCGATCACCGCCACAGGCAGCGCCGGATCCACCCCGGTCAAGGAACGACCGCTGACACGAGCATCGACGGTGTCGAGGAAGCCCGCATCGGAGGCGAACACCGGGACCCGGTGCCCGAGTGCGGACTCGCGCACGCTCGAGGTGGCCACGGAGATGCCTGCCGAAGAAGCATCGATGTATCGGGCGGCTCTCCGCACTCCCGTGAGGGACGCCGCGCGTGCGACGTGCTCCGGGGTGAGGGACTGGTCTGCGCCGCTGGTGTCGGGCTGCGTCGTGGCGTGCACAGTTGACGCGGCATAGGCGTCGAAGTTGTCAGAGACCTGGAATCGCACGGTGCTGACGAGTGAGTTCACCGTGATGACGAGGGTGACGGCAAGGGCGAGGGCGATGACGGCGACGGCGCTTCGGGCCGGGTCGCCACGTACGGCGGAAACAGCTTCGGCGACGGAAGGTCGGGGAGAGGCGTGCAGTTCCCGGGTTCGGATCATTGCATGTCATCCGAAACACTCTGACCGTCGATGATCTCGATGACGCGATCGGCACGTTCGGCGACAGCAGGATCGTGGGTGACGGTGATGCGCGAGGACTCGTCAGTGCGCAACGAGTCCAGGAGATCCAGGATCTGAGCGCCGCGGGCGCTGTCGAGATTTCCGGTTGGTTCATCGGCGAGCAGCAGTCGGGGTCGGTGCACCACGGCGCGAGCAATCGCCACTCGCTGCGCTTCGCCGCCGGAGAGGTCACTGCAGCGTGCATTGCGCCGGGCGTCGAGTCCGACTGCGCTCACGGCGTCGCGGACGCGGTGTGTGGTGATCGCACGTGTTCGTGTGGTGTAGCGAAGCCCGAGGGCCACGTTCTGCAGGACGGTGCGGTACGGGATCAGGTGGAACGATTGAAAGATGAATCCGAGCTCTTGGCCGCGGAGTCGCGAGAGCTCGTCGTCCCCGAGGTTGCTGATGTCCTGGCCGTCGAGCAGGACACGACCACGGGTCGGGGTGTCGAGCAAGCCCAACATATTCAGTGCAGTCGACTTTCCTGCACCGCTTGGGCCGATCAAAGCCACACTCTCACCAGCGTGCACGCGGAGGTCGAGACCCCGCAGGGCGTCTACCTGCGGTGGTCCGGCGAAGGAGCGGTGTACGCCGTCGAGAGCTATCACCGGCGCAGCGGTGATCACGAGCCATCCCCGTCACCCGCGTCATCACTGGCCGGCGAGGTGCCGCGTTCCGATTGCGCGACGATCACCTCTGCGCCCTCCGGAGGGGCGGTGCCCTCATCGAGCACTGCGGCACCGTCGATGACCTCACGGACCACGACGGGGTGACGTTCGGGCAGCGCCGTCTCGTCGTTCGCGCGCTCCGGGGCGAGAAGCACATAGTCAGAACCGGAGGAGTCGCTGCGCACCGCGCCGATCGGCACGACGAGGACGGCGCCATCGGTGGAAGCGGTCACGACCTCGGCTCGGGCGTCACGGCCCACGGCGTCGGCCGGAAGGGCGGTGTCGGGGGTGATGAAGATCGACGAAAGATCGGGGTTGTCTGGGTCGCTCTCTACGCCGCTCACCGTGCCGGTGAGTTCACCATCCTGGTCCTGCACCGTGAAGGTGACGGACTGTCCCTCGGTGACGTTCGCAGCCTGGACCGTAGAGATCGACGCAGTGACGACGAGTGGACCGTTGGTGACGCTCATAAGCGTAGAGGTCTCGTCCAGCGGATCGCCCACGGAAACGCCCACGTCGACTATGGACACCGGAAGATCTGTCATCACCACGAAGAGGCTCCGCGGGACCAGCAGCGGGGCGGAATCACCTCCTGACGCCGAGGATTCCCTCCCTTCGTCGGCGCTTCCGTCGTAGAGAAGATCCGGGGGATACCCGGCATCGCGCAACAGGTGCTCAAGCGCTCGCTGGGTGGAGGACCGGAGTTCCCCATCAAGCTCTCCCGGAGAGTAGCCAGCTTGCTCGAGACCCTTCTGCAACTGGGCGACGTCTTCGCCGGTGTCTCCGAGAGTGAGATCCCGGTAGAACGGGAAAGCCCCGGATATGGCGAAGACAGGATATCCCGAAATTTCGGCAAGGAACATCCCCGGATCGACGTTTTCTCCGCGTTTCATGTTCGACTTCACCAACACCGACGCCGAACCATCCTGCGGGAGCGCAGGACGGACAGCGATGGTGTCTGAGTTCTCCACGGCGCCGGTGAGGGTGACCGTCTGCTGCCTCTCCTCTCGCAACACAGGAGCGGTCACTGTGAGCGGCTCCAGCGGTGACGCTGCTGCCGCGCGCTGCTCCGGGGTGGCCATCTGCGATCGGAGTACCACGTATCCGAGGCCGAGGCCGAGCATGATGCCGACGGTGAGGACCACCGCGAGGACGACGACGGAGCGGCGCGGGGTGAAGACGCCCCGTTCCGCCTGCTCGGGCCGATCAGCCTTGGATGGCATCTGCAATGACGACGAGATCGTCGTGGTGCTGCTCGATGTACTCGGCACGATCATCAGCGACGATCTCTGCTTGAGCTTCCGTAAGAGGCGTAAGACAGTCAGCGAAGATCCGTCCGCCTCGGAGGTTCTCTTCCTCGGTCATAGCCGCCTCGCCTCCGTGCTGATCAGGCCACCAATACAGGAACTCGTAGATCGTCACCGAAGTCCCTGCATCAGTCTGTCCACCGGGAAACCCTGTCTCCTTGAACAGGCATGTCTCGAATTCTGCAAACTCCGACGGCAAACGCGACGGATCGGCCGTCAACTCCACTTTCGAAGTCCATTCCGAGTGAAGAGAATCGAAAAACGAGACCGCTTGGTTCTGCTGGCCCCGCGTCGCATCGAAATAGCACTGGAGTGTTGCGTCGTTCGCCGAAAGTTCGGCGTCAGGAATCCCGTTCAATGTACCTGCGGGCCTCACTCCGCCGTTCCGGTATCGATCCGGATCAGGGAAGGCGAACTCGTTCATTTCCTCATGGTATGCGACGTAGTCGCTTGCTCTGGCGACCGCATCTGCGCGCCCCGCATCTTCTAAGCAGTCTTCGATGTCGGGCATGAGTGTCGCCCTGAGCTGATTGCGGAGCCAGACCGGATCTTTGTAGGCGCCTTCGCCCGGCGAGGTGACGACCGCATTAACTATACGTGCGTCCAGCTCCCTGTTTCCGGGATCAGGGCTTCCACACGCTGACAGTGTGAGCGCTGTAAGAACCACCGCAGGCCAGACCGAATTCCGCCACTGCATGCTTCGAACCTCCGACGGTGCGATCGAACGCGATTGCCGTATGAAAGCATTCACACACGAAGGTCAAACCGCGTATTGACGTCCGAGTTGATGCGGAACTTCGATCCGGAGGCAAGATTCTTGATGGCTACCCATTGGCTTTGAGAAAATCCCCAAGTGTGCTTCTTGGAGCCCATGATCGAGTTGTGCCAAACGCCGTTCGATTGATACTGTCCCCAGCTAGTCACATACGGTGTGAGTGCGGGGAAATAAACGCGATTTACGTTGACGTCAAGGCAATCGCTACCAACGGCTTCGTTCGGGCTTCACGCGTATCGACACTATTCATCGAAACGCAATTTGCTGCAGAGCTGGGCGTAGCGTTGGTGGCCTGGACTACACCGATGAGCCCAAAGGTGATCAGCCCGATCGCCAGGAGTCGCGGGATCCGGTCTTTGACCGTGAACATGGGTCCCCCTAGGTTGATGTGGTAAAAGTCGCCTCCAAGGCTTTTCCCTCCGAAGGCTACAGCGGCGCAGTGTGGGTCCTGCCCGTTCACAGGAACCGTTACAGTTTAGTTATCTGGATCTTCAGAGCTGAGTGTGGGCGCGCCGGTGGCGCGGGATGGCTGGGGATAGGCGTCGAGGTCCTCGATGATGAGTGGACTCTAACCTCGATCTTTCACGGGGTAGGCCGGTCAGCTCGGTCGGCGTCGTCGCCGATGTTCGCAGCTGATTCTGGCATCGGGGTGTGACGGTCCGCCGCGTGTCGGTCGCGGTGGTCGGGCGTCCAGTGCCTGTGGTCCTCGGGGAGTGCTGTCAGCGGCGAGATCATGTGGCTATCCAGCGGGGGCGGGGAGTTGGACGTGGCGGGCGTGGCCTGCCAGGACGATCTCGGCCCAGCGCGAACGGTCCGAGACGTGGAGGACCTGCTGACGGGCATGCCGTGCGATGCTCGCGGGGATCTGGAACAGGCGGTGGCGCACGCGCTTTGGCTCCCACCGCCGGGCGGGCTGGTCGGTGTAGCCGAGCAGCCCCATCCAGGCAGTGATCTCGCTGGCCAGGCCCACGATCTGGCACCAGATCCGGTTCTGCGCGAACGATGTCAGAGGCAGGTTCCGCAGGCCCATGTCCTTCGCAGCCCGAATCCGGCCCTCGCAGCGAGCACGCCGACGGTGACGGACTTCGAGGTCCGCCAGCTGACCCTGCGTCGTGTTGGTCGCAAACGCGGTCAAACGGTATCCCTCGACGTCGTCGAACCGCAGCTGCGCCCCGGGATGAGGACGCTCGCGACGGACGATGACACGCATCCCCGCAGGCCACTCCTCGTCAAGGTCGGGTCAAGTCCCGGGAAGTGGTGTAGCGGTCGGATCCTTCGGTGTGGGTGGTTCAGGCGGTCAGGGCGGGGGTCGTGTGGTCTGGGGTAGTCACCTCCTGGACGGTGGTCTCGGTGGCGATGAGGTGGAGCTGGGAGCGGCGGAGGACGTCGAGGCCGAGGTAGCGACGACCCTCGAGCCATTCATCGGTCTGCTCGGCCAGGACCGCGCCGACGAGGCGGATGATCGCGTCGCGATGGGGGAAGATCGAGACGGCGTCGGTGCGTCGTCGGATCTCGCGGTTGAGGCGCTCCTAGGGGTTGTTCGACCAGATCTGTCGCCAGATCTCCTTGGGAAACGCGGTGAACGCCAGCAGGTCCTCCCGTACGGCGGCGAGGTGGTCGGCGACCTCGGGCAGACGCTCGCTGGTCTGTTCCAGCAGCCGGTCGAACTGATCGTTCACGGACGCCGCGTCGGGCTGGTCGAAGACCGCGTGCAGACCGGCCTTCACCGCGGGCCAGGCCGCCTTGGGGCAGACGCTCATCAGGTTCGCCGCGTAGTGGGTGCGGCATCGCTGCCAGGCGGTGCCGGGCAGGTTCGCCGCGATTGCCTCGACCAGTCCCCGGTGGGCGTCAGAGGTCACCAGGCGCACCCCGGTCAGGCCGCGAGCGACGAGGTCGGCGAAGAACGTGTTCCACGCTGCGGCGGTCTCGCTGGTCGCAACCTGCATACCGAGCACCTCGCGGTGCCCGTCGTTGTTCACCCCGGTTGCGACCAGCACGACAGCATTGATCACGCGCCCGCCCTCGCGGACCTTCATCGTCAGAGCGTCCGCGGCGACGAACGTGAAGGGACCGGCCTCGCCGAGCGGGCGGTGGCGGAAGGTCTTGACCTGTTCGTCGAGCTCGCCAGCCATGCGGGAGACCTGGGAGCGGGAGAGCCCGTCGATGCCGAGGGTCTTGACGAGCTTATCCATGCGGCGGGTCGAGACGCCGGCGAGATAGCAGTCCGCGACCACGGTGATCAGCGCGGCCTCGGCTCGCTTTCGTCGTTCGAGCAGCCAGTGGGGGAAGTAGCTGCCCGTGCGGAGCTTGGGCACGGCCACGTCGATCGTGCCGACGCGGGTGTCGAGCTCGCGGTGGCGGTAGCCGTTGCGCTGGGCGGTCCGGGACTGGCTGGCCTGGCCGTACTCGGCGCCGGCGACGAGGTCGGCGTCCGCGGAAAGCAGCACGTTGATGGTGTTCTGAAGCAGGTCACGCATCAGATCCGGTGATGCTTCGGACAGAGCGTGGCTGAGCAGGCCATGAGGGTCGACAATATGAGGAGCGGTCGTCGTGATGACTCCGTTCGAGAGAGCTTTGGTAGGTGAACTCGAAGGATCACACGGTGACCGCGTTCACGTCCGGGACGTTCACGACGAGGCCACCGCGCTACACCACTATGCGGGACTCAACTGCCAGTAACCGTGAACTGGCACTTCCCAGTCGCTCCCCAGGTAACGTGGATCACGCGGTCGGAGAAGCCCGCGCCGCTCAGCCAACCAGCCGGAGGATCACCGATGATCACGAAGCCCCGCCGCCTCTTCGCAGCTCTCGCCGTCGCCACACTGTCGGCGGTATCGCTTGCCGCCCCCGCCAACGCCGAGGGGGGAACAAGCGCGCTCACCGCAGAGGAGCGAGCCGAGATCGAGCAGAACATGGACTCGCTTGGTATCGCCGATGCCACACAGCAACAGCTTGTCCAGAAGCTCGAGCGAGGCGAATTGCTCGACTCCTTCAATGTCGCTGCAGAGCCGATCGACACCATCCCCGTCGACCAGCCAGGCTTCGAAAGCACCATCTACGTCTATGAGGATGGATCTCGCACCAAATCTGACCTCGAGACAGGGGCCGAATCAGTAGACGGCATTACTACCAGGGGAATCACTGGCTGCACCACTAGCACGTTCAGTGGAGGCTCCAGTATGAGCGACTGCAAGGTGAAGGTCAGCACTATTCTCTACGTGGGACAGTTCAACGCGAACTATACTCTCGTCAACGGCGGCAACAGCTACATTTCCAAGGCTTACAACTGGGGCTGCGCCGGGTTCGGTTGTAACATCGAGAAGACCGGCATCGTCAAGAAGACGGCGGACCTGAACGGGCCGGCCAAGGCAGAGATGCGCGTTCAGGTGGGCGGACTTGGTGCCACCACGACCGGATATATTCAGCTATTCGTTAGGGGGTCCAGCGCATGGACAAACTGATTGCCGAAGCTCCCCGGCTGTTCACCCCGGGGGTTGCAGAAACACTTCCGATCATCGCGACGATTGTAATCGTGACTGCACTGGTTGGAGTGGCGGTTTTTATGATCGTGCGGCACCTCTTGCGGAAGGGTAGTTCCAAGCAGGTAAGGAATCCCGCCCCGCGCCCGGAGTCGTTCAGCAACCACTGAGTGCCACTATTCGGCTGACGGCCTGGAGGTCTACTCCTGGTCGTCGGCCGAAGTGGGACTGGTGCACGGTTGGGTGACAGCTGGGGTTAGGTGTAGTTGGTCATGACGTTGTCGACGCCGGCGTGGAGGCGTGAGGCCGGGGGCACGGGGCCGGCAGGCCGCGGCATGCGGGCGGGTACGCCTGCTCAGCAGCACCCACCGCCCTCCTTCCCGCTGTCTTCCTGCACGAGCGCGGAGACCGGCTGCGCGCACGCCTCCCCGCGCCAGGCCTCCACTCCCTCGCGCACGGCGAAGACGGCGATGATCAGGGCGGCGACCGGATCTGCCCAGGACCAGCCCAGCAGGCTGTTGGCCACCAGCCCCATCAGCACCGCGGCGGAGAGGTACGCGCAGATCAGCGTCTGCTTCGAGTCGGCGACCGCGCTCGCGGAGCCGAGCTCGCGGCCGGTGCGCCGCTCGAACAGGGAGAAGGCGGGCATCAGCACCACGCTCACGGCCGCCAGGGTGATGCCCACGGAAGAATGCTCCGCCGCGCCGGTGCCGAGCAGGGAGCGCAGCGCATCGATCGTGACGACGAGGGCGAGGGCGAAGAAGGCCACGGCGATCACCGGCAGGGCGATCCGCTCGCGCCGCTGCGGGTCGGGCCCGGCGAACTGCCAGGCCACCGCCGCGGCGGAGAGCACCTCCACGATCGAGTCCAGACCGAAGCCGATCAGCGCGGAGGAGGACGCCGCACGCCCTGCGGCCAGCGCGATCACTGCTTCGATGACGTTGTAGGTGATGGTCGCGGCGACCACCCAGCGGATCCGGCGCTGTAGGATGCGCCGACGGGCAGGCGTGAGTGCGGTGTGCGACGTGCTCATGCGCAGCGGCACTCCGCGCCGGTGCAGCAGTCGGGGTCGACCACGAGCGCGAGCTCCACGAGGCCCGAGAGGGCGTCGGCCACCTGCGGGTCGGCGAGCCGGTACCAGGTGTGTCGCCCCTCCCGCACTCCCTCGACCAGCCCGCAGCCGCGCAGGCAGGCGAGATGGTTCGACATCGTCTGCCGGGAGACGCCGAGGGCGTCGGCGAGATCCGAGGGGAGCCCGGGGGCCTCCCGCAGCGCGAGCAGGGCGCGCGCCCGCGTCGCATCGGAGAGCGCGTGGCCCAGCCGGGCCAGCGACGCGGTATGGCTCAGGGTGACGGTCTCATGCATGCCTCGATAGTTCAGCGGGCGATGTACTGTCTGGCGGTGGGGTCCGCCCGCTCAGCGCGTGACGTCGAGCTTCCCCACCCAGGAGATCGGGGCGACGCGCCCCTCCTCGAGCTGGTACTGGCAGCCGACGATCCCGAGCTCACCCGCGGCGACCGCGTCGGAGATGACGGTGGACTGGCGCATGAGCGCGTTGACGGTCTCGGCGAGGTGGCGGCGGCCCACGGCGTCGGCCTCGATGAGGTCCGTGTCGACGTACGGGCTGACCTGCTGGGTCGCGAACCACTCCTGCTGCACGGCGGGGCGGATCTCCTCCAGCTCCTTGCGGATCGCCGGCGTGACGGGGCTCGGATCGGCGGTGGTCTGGTCGATCGCGGCCTTCACCGCACCGCAGGAGCCGTGGGCGAGCACCACGATCACGGACACGCCCAGCGCCGAGACCGCGAACTCCATCGTCGCGACCGTGTTCTCGTTGGCGATCTGGCCGATGTTGCGCACCACGAAGAGATCCCCCAGGCCGCAGTCGAAGAGGATCTCCGCCGCGACGCGCGAATCGGAGCACCCCAGGAACG
This genomic interval from Brachybacterium aquaticum contains the following:
- a CDS encoding cation transporter, coding for MSTSHTALTPARRRILQRRIRWVVAATITYNVIEAVIALAAGRAASSSALIGFGLDSIVEVLSAAAVAWQFAGPDPQRRERIALPVIAVAFFALALVVTIDALRSLLGTGAAEHSSVGITLAAVSVVLMPAFSLFERRTGRELGSASAVADSKQTLICAYLSAAVLMGLVANSLLGWSWADPVAALIIAVFAVREGVEAWRGEACAQPVSALVQEDSGKEGGGCC
- a CDS encoding peptidoglycan-binding protein is translated as MIVPSTSSSTTTISSSLQMPSKADRPEQAERGVFTPRRSVVVLAVVLTVGIMLGLGLGYVVLRSQMATPEQRAAAASPLEPLTVTAPVLREERQQTVTLTGAVENSDTIAVRPALPQDGSASVLVKSNMKRGENVDPGMFLAEISGYPVFAISGAFPFYRDLTLGDTGEDVAQLQKGLEQAGYSPGELDGELRSSTQRALEHLLRDAGYPPDLLYDGSADEGRESSASGGDSAPLLVPRSLFVVMTDLPVSIVDVGVSVGDPLDETSTLMSVTNGPLVVTASISTVQAANVTEGQSVTFTVQDQDGELTGTVSGVESDPDNPDLSSIFITPDTALPADAVGRDARAEVVTASTDGAVLVVPIGAVRSDSSGSDYVLLAPERANDETALPERHPVVVREVIDGAAVLDEGTAPPEGAEVIVAQSERGTSPASDDAGDGDGS
- a CDS encoding ABC transporter permease — encoded protein: MIRTRELHASPRPSVAEAVSAVRGDPARSAVAVIALALAVTLVITVNSLVSTVRFQVSDNFDAYAASTVHATTQPDTSGADQSLTPEHVARAASLTGVRRAARYIDASSAGISVATSSVRESALGHRVPVFASDAGFLDTVDARVSGRSLTGVDPALPVAVIGRSLADEIDLRPEEFGSRSLFLDGDAVTIIGVIESSPRMEALTVGVLVPTDAPLRSLAAMPPSSLVVAADDGAASAVADALPMVLDPYHPELLQVTAVGTGSGLRGDVDSLIIRLGLGASALAALVGAIVVAAQAMGGVASRIGEIGLRRSLGARRSQIGVQFIAESGVVGLAGGLLGLVLATITVLAVCAAQGWVPVIDLRLLLSAPLAAVLIGVIAGTVPALRASRIDPAQALRR
- a CDS encoding ArsR/SmtB family transcription factor — its product is MHETVTLSHTASLARLGHALSDATRARALLALREAPGLPSDLADALGVSRQTMSNHLACLRGCGLVEGVREGRHTWYRLADPQVADALSGLVELALVVDPDCCTGAECRCA
- the pabB gene encoding aminodeoxychorismate synthase component I codes for the protein MTSSSLAVPRARLDDLVTGEVLQFERFTREIRAERPEEVRPALAEIEQAVAAGSWAVVMLAYEAAAGLDPQAQTHPGDGSVPLVWAGIADGPDPHPAPLTPAGGYALEPWRPDWSRAEHADRIAAVRGAIAKGDTYQTNLTTRLRSQLTGDPYGLYGDLARRQRGAHHAYLDLGDAVIVSASPETFLTWDGEEVTTAPMKGTAVRTGDPARDRAAREALVGGEKDRAENVMIVDLLRNDLARISEPGSVQVTELLGVEEYPTVLQLVSRLRARTRPGTGLVDVLAAMFPCGSITGAPKLSTMELITRLEDSPRGVYCGAIGVVAPGDRPRARFSVAIRTVVQDRADGTAVYGAGGGITWGSTADGEYDELLAKAAVLPVGEREPFALLETIAVHEGHARHLEHHLRRLRASAAHFRIAVDEESLTAALARLASLDGAQLVRLRLRRDGSCAAEPRPLTAAPEPVLLAVDDQLTDIPTELSAHKTTVRDHFVAARARHPQADDVILRGVHGRLVETTIASLALRLDGTWCTPPLADGCLDGVGRRLAREDGTLVERELTVADLHRAEEIALLSSARGWRRAVLAADWIRPRSDTRCGRPREESSSPSKCLGGINATGAKRGDRSGDHSDEHRSQRCGEEES
- a CDS encoding DUF4148 domain-containing protein, translating into MITKPRRLFAALAVATLSAVSLAAPANAEGGTSALTAEERAEIEQNMDSLGIADATQQQLVQKLERGELLDSFNVAAEPIDTIPVDQPGFESTIYVYEDGSRTKSDLETGAESVDGITTRGITGCTTSTFSGGSSMSDCKVKVSTILYVGQFNANYTLVNGGNSYISKAYNWGCAGFGCNIEKTGIVKKTADLNGPAKAEMRVQVGGLGATTTGYIQLFVRGSSAWTN
- a CDS encoding ABC transporter ATP-binding protein; translated protein: MITAAPVIALDGVHRSFAGPPQVDALRGLDLRVHAGESVALIGPSGAGKSTALNMLGLLDTPTRGRVLLDGQDISNLGDDELSRLRGQELGFIFQSFHLIPYRTVLQNVALGLRYTTRTRAITTHRVRDAVSAVGLDARRNARCSDLSGGEAQRVAIARAVVHRPRLLLADEPTGNLDSARGAQILDLLDSLRTDESSRITVTHDPAVAERADRVIEIIDGQSVSDDMQ
- a CDS encoding carbonic anhydrase, whose amino-acid sequence is MSNPRVTPQQAWDALAEGNERFMAGTLNHPQQSAARRSELSTFQAPNAAFLGCSDSRVAAEILFDCGLGDLFVVRNIGQIANENTVATMEFAVSALGVSVIVVLAHGSCGAVKAAIDQTTADPSPVTPAIRKELEEIRPAVQQEWFATQQVSPYVDTDLIEADAVGRRHLAETVNALMRQSTVISDAVAAGELGIVGCQYQLEEGRVAPISWVGKLDVTR